CCCTCTTGCGTTTAAGTGCGGAATTTCCTTCTTGTATGTTagaataatttaaactatttaTAAGTAGATAAATTCACatgcaatttaaaatataatttttttggctGAGAGAGTCCCAAGCACTTGGACTTTTCCCATTTCGTGTGTGGCCTGATATTCCGgagaaaaagatgaaaaagaaaaaagcaaaagtaGTTGCATATGCTAAAAACTGAGCTGGAAATGGGCGCTAAGCAACACGTGACACAGGTTTTGTAAGTTTCCGAACCCTCATTTCATTTGTGCAACACGACATCTGTCCATTTTCCAAAAGATGACatgtatattaattttggTATACAACAATGACATGTCCATTCATTTAACATTGACTCTTTTGGCATGTCATGAATGATCTCGCAAAGCACCGAAATATATAATAAGAGCATTTTTGTTCATCATTTTAATTtaagttgtatttttattattattattagggtTATTCTCAGTAATGATTCTTTAACTATACTCGTAATTGTATTTGGATTACTGAACTCAATTATTAGTTGCATAGGTCACTCAATTGGCTGTTGTGTTGCACCATTGATCCTTCCGTCGAACTCTGTTAAATTTTCTGTCAAAAGTGAGGATGAGTTTGAAAATTCATCTACAACCCTCCCTCTCCTCCACAACCCTCCCCTTCCTCCACAACCCTCCCTCTTCTCTAGAGCTTTCTTGAGTTTTAATAACAATTTCAAGCTTGAAATTTGAGTTTTCGAGTTTAGATTTTTCAATCTTAAAtcgtaaaataaaaatcccaacCTGTTTTAGATTTgtaatgaaaaaaacaaaagaaacccagaGAGAGCCCTTCActgcgctctctctctctctctctctctctctctctctctctctctctctcttttctgaAACCCCTTTCCTCTTATATATGTGATACCCAACCAGCAGGCAACTCCTACAGCCTGTTGCCCCCCATTTTCTGTGAAAATATCTTACCcttacatacacacacacaattcCCAAACCCATATCCATATCCCTCACTAATACTAATAGTTGTAATATAGGAAGGAAGAGGCGAgcactcactcactctctctctctctctctctctctctccccatttATGAATGTTTATGGTTGATGGTTTACAATGAGTTTTGGGTTGGGATGGGAGGAAGGATTGGGTTGCGAGTTTGGTACAAGGGAGGAGAAGCAATCGAGttgtctctcttttcttttttctgccCATATTTTTGTACATGGGAGGAGAAGCAAGGATTGGGTTGCGACAATGGAGGGTTGTGGATGAAGGAGAGGGTTGTGGATGAATTTCATCCTCACTTTTGACATAAAATTTAATAGAGTTTGACGGAAGGACTAATGCTGCAACACAACATTCAATTGAGTGACCTCTGCAACTAACAATTGAGTTCAGTGACCAAATGCAACTACGGGtatagttgagggaccattgCTGCAAATaacctttatttttaatacttGAAATGTGTTTATGGGCATAACCATAGTTCcatatatacaaaacaaaaagttaattatgATTATACATATGAACACTTGTCAAGTGTTAAGAAGAATAACGAGAATACACCTTGAGTTAAATAGAGGAAATGTAGTGTTtagataataaataataacaattcTTTACacgaaaattaacaaattttagTCGGTTTTATATAGAATGTGGTCCAAACTTAGTTTTATGTAAAATGGGCTCTAAACcgttcctttttgttttttgttttcctttcaaataatatatgtgCTTTACTATTGAAGTTATATTAAAGATTGgacgtgtatatatatgtgaagCTAGTTAGTTAGCACAATATGCCTACCATATGTATCCAAGTTTGAACCTCTTTCTACGTATATGAGATAATTTAAAATACTTAAACTATGGTTTtgatataaaagaaaattaattactttaaattttatataagaaaatgctatatatattttcaaaattaaaatttattttggaaattgaaactCAATGAAAAAAGGACTTTGAAAATGAAGGGGCTTTtctgacaaaataaaaataaaaataaaatgaaggtgcttttaaaattttgtttatgtttatgtttttgaCGAGTCTTTTGAATAGAGTGTTGAATTAAAGTGAACGAGGGGCAGAAGTGGAAGTGGAAGTGGAAGAAAACGAATGATGACTGCCGACCTAATGAGCCTCTTTCGGATACGAGTCTCTCTCATTGCTTTGgacaaaaaaacaagtaaaatCCATCAATCCCACGTATATTATGTTACCGTTAAAGGTCATGCTTGCCAAGCCCCACACACAAGCGTTCCTAAAATAAATAGGACCCATTGACCAATGAGAAGATGAGCTCAGGCAATACAAGGGTGGACCCTCTCACACTCTATCATTTCCACCTCGCTCGCCTCGCCTAGGGTTTTCTTCTGTACAAGCGCTCTCTCAGACTAGTGTGGTTTAGTCGCTAGAGTCCAATCGGGAGTAAGGAAAATCaggtagagagagaaatagataatggagagagagggattACGTGTTCTATGTATAAACATAaatggaaaacaataaaataatagtggaaagactgagagagagaggtgccCCAGCAAAAGCACAAAACAGCACAAGCTTTGTCTTTGTcctggagagagaaaaaagtatataaagatgtaaaagagaaagagacacATACAAAGTAAAcattttagagagagaaagtaagGGTTGTTGCAGAGTTTAGCTGCAAAGCGCGCACacatagagagagaggaagaagaggaataaAAGAGCTTCAGAaagaaaccctaaccctagaaAAATGTTTCATTTTGCTCCCCTCTGGTGACTCAGTAAGGCTCTGTTATTTTCTCAACCTTGATTTACATGTCATGTGAAGGAAGAAAGATTCCACATATTGTCAAATCCAGCTCCAAAATCTGGTCTCTCTCTTTAATTTATGCTTCACATGTCAACTTGTACTAAATGCTGGATCTTTATTGTAGAAGCTGAAATTTAAGGCTTATTTGGGGTTTATGTGAAGTGGGTTGCTTGAACAAGAGGTTTTCTcgtgttgtttttatttgggtATTTGTGcctttttttgtgtgggtTTTCTGCTATTTGGAAATTTGTCTGGGGATGAGGGGCATTGCTTGGGCAGACAAGAAGGTTAGATGATTGTGGGTTCTCTGCGTAACTTGGTGTTTTAAGGAGGTGCTTGTTGAATggtttgaaataaaaattctttGCACCAGAAGCGAGGTGAAGAAGAAATAGTTTCTGGGCGTTCAAATTTTCACTGTCTTTGTGGATCCGGAAAGTAGTTCGGGTAAAACCCAAATAAATTGCAGTTGATTTAAGCTTTCGATCTTTGCACTGGAGCGCTTAGGATTACCTGGGGCAATGTCTTCGTTAAGTAGGGAACTGGTATTCTTGATATTGCAGTTCTTAGACGAAGAGAAGTTCAAGGAAACAGTTCATAAGTAAGTTTGTTTTGCCTACACtgttttgttctgtctcaTTTTCTGTTTGCTTTGCTGAGGAAACTGCGGGGAAGAGAAGATTGTAAACATTTATGCCTatctttggttctttttgtattttctgtttGAAATTGCCAATACCAAGCTTGCAAAACAAAACCGCCTTTCTAAACCAGCCTTTGATTTTGCTGACTGGTGGCACTATATTGGTTAcctttgtctttttcttccctGCATTCCTCAGCAGAAAATTGGAGCAAGATAAATTGGGCttaaatgtatttttattgctGTGGCTTTGTGTGTGATGTGCTTCTTCTGGACCGTTAGGCTTGAGCAAGAGTCTGgatttttcttcaatatgAAACATTTTGAGGATCAAGTTCAGGCTGGAGAGTGGGATGAAGTTGAGCGCTATTTGTGTGGCTTCACTAAAGTGGAAGACAACCGATATTCAATgaagattttttttgaaattaggaAGCAGAAGTATTTGGAAGCTCTTGACAGGTGAGGTTCAAAACTAATGCTTTCGACATTCATGAACATGCGGAAGCTGATGCAGAAAGCTGATTTTGTCATCCATTGACTGTACCAAATTTTCCATACGAAATTGATGCTAGAAAGGCACTTAAAATGGTTATGGTTTTCTAGGCTGTTttatcaaaataaagaaaggaaGCTGAGCCGAACATTGTAGAATTTGATCTCAATATGCCTTTATTCAGCAGTTTGAtagtttaatttgattttgtgtTTCCTTCTATCAGGCAGGATAGGGCGAAGGCTGTTGAGATTCTTGTGAAGGACCTTAAGGTTTTTGCATCATTTAATGAGGAACTTTTCAAGGAGATCACCCAGTTGCTAACTCTTGATAACTTTAGGTACTGCTTGTTTTCTTCTGTTGCTTCTTTATTAATATGGAGGTATGCTTGGAATTGGCCCTCATATATTCTTTCTATTTGTATCAAATCATCAGGCAAAACGAGCAGCTTTCCAAGTATGGAGACACAAAATCGGCTCGGAATATTATGCTTATAGAACTTAAAAAGCTCATTGAGGCGAACCCATTATTTCGCGATAAGCTTGCGTTTCCAGCCTTCAAAAGCTCACGTCTACGGACGTTAATAAATCAGAGGTAATTCTCGCTACTTATCTTTACTTCTTTTGTTCTAGTTTGTGGTCAACCAGCGATAACCTTTTTTTACACAGGGTTCTGGTTAGCTACTGGATGCCTGGTAATCCTGTTGCGAGTTTGCCTCTTTTGGATTTTAGGATACGTTTGCAATAGCTTATTAATCAATAATTGATTCATTTGTTTGATACATGACATTTTGCCACCGTTGGATGTCCCATAATTCCTTCTTGTATGCTTATTAATAAGAGAACTGATCCTGATGTTTTTACTTCTTTCTGGTATTGAATTTTCTTCTGACTAGAGTCGCTCTTTTGAAGCTTATTTCCCTATTTGAATTTTCAGTCTCAATTGGCAGCACCAGCTTTGCAAGAATCCCCGTCCAAACCCTGATATTAAAACACTATTTATGGATCATTCTTGCACTCCAACTGCTAATGGATCTCGTCCTCCTCCGACAAACAGTCCCCTTGTAGGACCAATTCCAAAGGCTGGCGCATTTCCTCCTATTGGTGCCCATGGCGTGAGTTGCACCTCCTATTCATCTGCATAACAGAGATTTGCAACAATTTCTAACAATACTTGGATTGATTCTTTATCATTCTGCAGCCATTCCAACCTGTTGTCTCCCCATCTCCTGGTTGGATGTCTAGCACTAATCCTTCATTGCCTCACCCTGCTGTGGCAGCAGCTCCTCCTGGTCTCGTGCAGCCTTCTAGTGCAGGTGAGCATGCTCATATTTGATTCTAAATGCTTTAGCTCTCTGTTGGTTCCCTAGAGCTTTTTAATATCTTAAATAAGATGTTTCTCCATTATGTTTGCTTTATACAGCtgctttcttgaagcacccaAGGACTCCTACAGGTGTTACAGGGATGGATTATCAATCAGCTGATTCGGAGCACTTGATGAAGCGTATTCGCACTGGCCAAGCTGATGAGGTATGAAGAGCAACAATTTATTTGTCAAGCTCCTTTACCATGTTTGTCACTTGTAATAAGTGCTAAGATCTCCCTCCACTGTTCAAGTAAAAACAATGACAAAAATACGCATCCTCACCATGGTCTTGCAGGTGTCATTTTCTGGTGTGATGCATAATTCCAATGTCTACTCGCAAGATGACCTTCCTAAGGCTGTTGTTCGTACCCTTAGTCAAGGATCTAATGTAATGAGCATGGACTTTCatccacaacaacaaactatTCTTCTAGGTTTGTACTTGAAGATAATTTGgtctttaaatatttttttggttcattttTCTGAAGTTTCCGGTTATTTGGTTTGTAGTTGGGACAAATGTTGGTGACATCAGTCTTTGGGAAGTAGGGTCCCGGGAAAGGCTGGTACATAAACCTTTCAAGGTTTGGGATATGCAAACTGCCTCAACGCCATTGCAGGTATTGTATGctatgacttcataggagttatTCTTAGTTTCCTGTTGTCTATCTATATAGTCAGTAATGGGCTACATGATGCCGTTGGCCCTATCATAAACTCGTAACCCCTGTTCAAGGAAGGTCATAATGTCAAGTATTATGTTATTTTCACCAAGACCAGGGTAGTTTACACCTTCATACCAAATTTTGGTACAATTTAGTATCATGATCTAGAAGAGTAACTGATTGTACTTTAAAACCAATCCTGATTCAGACAGCTTTGGTGAATGATGCTGCAATATCAGTGAATCGTTGTGTTTGGGGGCCAGATGGACTTATGCTTGGTATGTACCCTCCTGACTGAATGAGACAAACGATTAGTATATTTTTGCTTTTACATTTTTATGACCTGCCTGCCTTTTACATTGCCCAGGTGTTGCATTTTCGAAGCACATTGTTCAGATATATACTTACAATCCAACTGGAGAACTGAGACAACATTTTGAGGTAAGCTTGTGCTTCGTATAACTTTCTCCCTGTGAAATTACTAGGTACTGGTTATTGACTATCTGTCTCATTTTTTAGATTGATGCTCATGTTGGTGGGGTTAATGACATTGCATTCGCTCATCCCAACAAGCAATTGTGTATTGTTACGTGTGGAGATGATAAAGTGATTAAGGTATTAGCTGTAAGAATTGATGTGGGTTTATACTTGGAAGAGATTCGGGCACCCTGATTGTAAATTTCTCTGCAACAGGTGTGGGATGCTGCAGGTGGACGCCGACAATATACATTTGAAGGCCATGAAGCTCCTGTGTATTCAGTTTGCCctcattacaaagaaaatattcaggTATATATTCTCTAGAAACTTATCAGCGGCTTTCCTctaatttatctttttaataTGCTGACTTGTAATTGGAGTCTGACATTCATCCACACAACAATTGAAGCTGGGAAAAATCAGATAAGCACCCATCCTTCTGATCAATGCCTCTTTTCCTTGTATCAGTTCATTTTTTCAACTGCTATTGATGGGAAGATTAAAGCTTGGCTATACGATTGCTTGGGATCAAGGGTGGACTATGATGCTCCTGGACTTTGGTGCACCATGATGTCATATAGTGCAGATGGAACCAGGTAAATCTTGTTCAGATAATGGAGAAGTACTCCATTATACCTTTTGTCTAATGCTGGTTATAATCTGATATTGAATTATTTGACTAATATATCACTGTAAGGAAGATTTTTCATTACGTATGAAGCAGCTTTTATCTGACGAAGTATAACATTAAACCTTTTATCCTGTTCCTTTCTGGAAATTTTCCCTTAAAACTTTTTAGCTTGTAAgccattaattttctttctaaaatacATACGTATGCATAGTGAGGATACATGTTGTATATGCAGGCTCTTCTCATGCGGAACAAGTAAAGAAGGTGAATCCCATCTGGTGGAGTGGAATGAGAGTGAAGGGGCTATCAAACGGACATATTCTGGATTTAGGAAGCGCTCTTTAGACGTTGTCCAGTTTGACACAACAAGGAACCGATTCTTAGCTGCTGgtgatgaatttcaaattaagttCTGGGATATGGATAATACCAATGTGTTGACAGCAGTTGATGCAGATGGCGGTTTGCCTGTCAGTAGTGCTCTCCTTTACATTATTTCTATACCATTGAAGAGTGCAGAAGTCAGACTAGTTTGccccttttatttttgcagGCTAGTCCTAGACTGAGATTCAACAAAGAAGGGTCACTGTTGGCTGTAACAACGAATGACAGTGGTATTAAGATCTTAGCAAATAATGATGGTTTGCGCTTGATTAGAATGTTGGAGGGAAGGGCTATGGAGAAAAATCGAGGCACTTCTGAGCCCATCAACTCTAAGGTAGTTTTTGTTCTGTGGTCCTTAAGTCAATATTTGGTAAATGTTTGATGGCATCATTCTTGTAATCAATATGAAGCTTGCTGTATTTGATAACTTATGCTGGCATAATTCttcattgtttatatttttatttgccAGTGAGGTTCTCATGTCAAGTTTTGTTGCTTAATTTTCTCCTAGCAGCCTCTGATTGTTAATGCACTAGGCCCCATTGTGAATGTTCCTAATGCTGTTCCTCCAGCCCTGGAACGTCCTGATAGAATCCAACCAGCTGTGTCTATCAGTAATCTGGTAAGTTTAAGAAGCATGAAATTGTTAATGCTCTCtgtttttgttggtttatATTGGTTTTCTTTACTGCAGGGTACTATGGAGAACAGCAGGCTCGTTGATGTTAAACCTCGGATTTCCGAGGATATAGACAAGATTAAGAGCTGGAAAATTTCTGATATTGCGGATCCCTCACAAATGAAAGCTCTGCGATTGCCTGACTCTACAACTGCTGGAAAGGTGTAGAGGACTATTCCTAATTAACACCTATAATCATAAAATATGAGACAGAAGTCCCGAACTTTATggtttagttttttcttttatatcaaaataaaccagatttttttaaagatatatTTTATTCAGTTAGAGAAACATAAGTATGTTGATTTTGCCTCTAAAACTGGTGCAAATTAATCAACAAATATGTATGTGCTATAGTGGACTAGATCATTTACTCCTTACATTACAGACTCCACAATATCataattgaagaaattatTTGCTAATTGCAGATTGTGAGACTAATGTACACAAACAATGGCCTGGCTCTGTTAGCCCTCACCTCCAATGCCGTTCACAAGCTTTGGAAATGGCAGCGTAATGAAAGGAATCCATCAGGGAAGGTCTGGCTTCTGTCTTTCCTCAAGTGAATCTCTCCCTGTTTAAATTTGGTGTTTCTTATAGATTTCTACCttgtggttttgttttgttttcaggcTACTGCATATGTTACACCACAGTTGTGGCAGCCTCCCAATGGAACTCTCATGACTAATGATGTGAATGACAATAAACCAGCTGAGGAATCTACTGCGTGTATTGCTTTATCCAAAAATGATTCTTATGTCATGTCTGCATCTGGTGGGAAAGTCTCTCTGTTCAACATGATGACGTTTAAGGTATGTCATTGCTGTCTCTTTTAGAACCATCTAGAAAGTTCTATAGCACATTTTTGTACATCATCTTTTGTCATATATACTCGAGCAATCTCCTTTAATGATCTTGCTGACCGAATCCACCTCGTACTTTGCAGGTCATGACAACATTTGTTTCTCCCCCTCCCGCAGCCACTTTTTTGGCATTTCATCCTCAAGACAATAATATAATTGCTATTGGCATGGAGGATTCtactattttaatatataatgttAGGGTTGATGAGGTAAAGCATGTCTCTTAGTTTTATCTGTATTTGTTGCTTGATGTCTTTTGAGGTTTTGCCTGTTTGTCTGGTTATCTGATAAACTAAACCTTGGATGAGATTGGCAGGTTAAAACCAAACTGAAGGGTCATCAGAATCGGATTACAGGCCTTGCATTTTCTCAAAGTCTTAATGTACTGGTTTCTTCAGGTGCTGATACCCAGGTTAGTGATTTTATAACAAGTATAGCAATTCTTTCCTATCCTCAAGAGGAACGTTAAGCTGCTGctcattgtatttgttttcttgtacAACTAGGTGGGTTTTTTGGGTGTGGATTCTcctttttgctttattttgttgggGAAGGTGGATGTAATGCCTTAATTTAAAGGGGATAATAATATGAATGGAGGTGTTTCACACACTTAAAGCTAAAGCATTGCTTTCCTATGACcgagtacaaatttttttggatcATTATGAAGAGCCACTGCTTTAATTGAAAGACACTAGGCAATGCTATTCCTCTTATCTAATTGCATGACATTTTTATTTACGTCGGTGACTTGGATTGCAGTTATGCGTGTGGAGCATTGATGgatgggagaaaaagaaaacaaggttTATACAAGCACCAGCTGGTCGCCAATCCCCGTTGGTTGGAGAAACAAAAGTTCAGTTTCATAATGATCACACACACCTGTTGGTTGCTCATGAAAGCCAACTTGCTGTGTATGATTGCAAGCTTGATTGTTTGCGCTCAGTAAGTTCTTAACCTGGCAGTCCTTGTCTCAGAAAAATGTTGAACTAACATAAAAGTTATCTGTCTAGAAATGTTTGATCTATAAGACttgtataaaattaaatttaagtttCTTATTTAGACATTTGCATCTATCGTAAAACTGAATTAATTATCTTTATTCTAATTTGacgatttttcttttttcttcctatcttctttttttcgcaTCTACGATGGCAGTGGTCTCCAAAAGATGCACTTGCCGCTCCCATCTCAAGTGCAATATATTCATGCGATGGTCTATTGGTTTATGCTACCTTTTGTGACGGTGCTGTTGGAGTTTTTGATGCTGATACCTTAAGACTCAGATGTCGAGTAGCACCTACTGCGTATATACCATCATTTTCTCTCAGGTGGGTGGAAAAGTATTTTGCTGTTTATTGAACgggaactttttttttctttctaatcttctgcttttttcttttgggcttATCTATAAAGACTTGTAGCCTCATTTGACATTTGCAAACTGATGTAAAATGTTGTGCAGCGGCAACCCCACCTATCCTTTGGTTATAGCAGCTCATCCGTCTGAGCCTAACCAGATTGCAGTCGGCATGACTGATGGCTCAGTGCATGTAGTTGAACCGTCTGATGTAGAGCTGAAGTGGGGCGGGGCACCGTCTCAAGATAATGGCCCTTCCAATTCGTCAAATCCTTCGCCTAGTGGTCAAGCATCAGAACTTCCTTCCAGGTGATGGTGGCACTGCCGTGGATGAATGTCTCTTTAAGAAGAGTAGACAGACAGAAAGACAGACAGACACGAGGGTTCAGTTTCACGAATTTTAGCTAGTAGTACGACCACCTTTTCcaattgtaatttttgtgtgtgtttctcTGAGCCATTGCTTTGGATTATGGCTGTTTATTCTCTATGTACAtccttttgtctttgttttgcgAAATGAAGTTGTAGGGAGTATGAATCtgtatattattgttgttgtcgTCAGAACGTGTTGGAAGACACCATGAAAGGCCAATTTGCCTTCCGGCAGTATCTTAggtggttttatttatttatttatttctctttctttaatACGTaaattatatacatatttaagTTGATGGTCTTTGGAATGTGATTTATGACTTCGTAGTCTCCTCCTTCCTGCTCCTTTGTGATGTCAATGGCCTATAATAAACTGGTGGTCCatctataataataatatttatatattacaaGAGAGGAGTTTAACCCACCCAataagtaaaagaaaatagcGAGGAGGCTGTAGCCCAAGCGATTAAGAGCAGTTAATTCATGCATTCGACAACTAAGAGTAAGAGCAGGCAGTGTTGTGTGTTGTGTGTTGTGTGTCGTGTGTCGACAACTAAAAAGAGACGGCCCAATTGCTTTTACCTACAAGGCTACAACTCTTCGTCACGTGGCAACATAAAATTGGAGGACACATGATTATAAGACGTTTTAGCTGCTCTTCTCTGAGCTCTCGCACCCAAAGAAGCTAATTAAGACGACGTTCTGCACGTTTGGCCATTTTTGTTGCGAAGAAGACTCGCAGTCGCAGGCACCCTCTCTCACTTCTACTCCCACcactttgtcttctttttattattattatttctctctctctctctctctctcttctctctctctctctctctctctctctcgcaaaACACAGATTCGAATCGATTCCTTGGGCTCTCAAGAAACCCAAAGCTTGGTAACGTCTCCATATCTCTTTCTCAACCTCAccttttctgtttggttgccgGGAAAACGCCCGGCCATGATTATATAAACGAAATAGACGAAACTAGTTTCCAAAATTTCctatcttcttttcatttcttttgggtCCCCCACAAACTTCAAGATTTATGCCAGTTAGGGTTTTCTTGCTTGATTTTCCCGGTAACCGAACGGAGTGGAAGaacacaaaattttcaatttttttttttgccgtAGGTCGTTTACTTGTTTTTaggggggaaaaaaataatgaaagtgAAATCAGTAGGCCGCAGCTATTAGGTCTGGCTAATGGAATCCTAAACTTTATTAatttgagaaatttaattgagtATTATTTTTCAGCAGTCAAATTGGTTCTGAGTTGTGCACTCAATATAATTGTTGATCTTACATTTATGTCTCGTTTATCATCAGAACTAGGCTAAGGGATCTGAATGGAGATGCCATCAAATGAGAATTCACAGCCCTTAATGAATTCTACCAGTGATGCTGATAATCAACATGAGACTATTGTTCCTGATGGTTTAAATAATGCGTACGCTCTTCTTTCCCTAGACATTTTACTGTATATCCTACACGTTTTCTAATAACAAGGAAGTATATGAACCGTCTAGTGTGATGCAACTACCTAATTGTTGTAAATGGGAGCTTCTCTCACTGACTACTCGGCTGCTTCCCTACGCTGAATTATTTCAACATATTATACCACAGTGATGCATTGTTTGTGAAGCTTTGTGCACTAACGGGCCTTTCTATCTAGTCAATACGCTTTTCAGTGATGTACATATTCTAGGGATCAgtaaatattttttccttaaaaTTGAGACCGTAGAAAAGGAAATTCACGTTCATGttacttattttttgtttctgattTCATATTAAGAAAGTGCTGTATTGAACTTGATATTTTAGATATAAGGAGTCCAAGCATGAGGTTGCTGAAGAAGAAGTTAGAGGCATACTAGCAGTTATTGCATCCACCGGAAAATTTTGGTAAGCTGTTATTTTGGCGTGAAATTCTCTCATTTGTGTGTAGCATATTAATGTATTATTCTTGGTGCgtgtatgtgtgtgttgtgtttaCTCTAGGTATGATGTACAAAAAGGTAACATTCGTAAtccatttgtttttgcttggtatttaaactttatttatttaattatatctcACAGGCATGATTGGGACAAATTAAAAAGCATGCTATCCTTTCAGCTGAAGCAGGTATGGGGAGGTATGCCAGCATGCGGGTCTTCCGCTATTTATGGTTGTCACTCACTTGCGTGCACACAAGCACTCTTAATAGATGTGCATAATTGCATTCTAGTTCCAAGATTATGGTATTTATCtgtct
Above is a window of Prunus persica cultivar Lovell chromosome G2, Prunus_persica_NCBIv2, whole genome shotgun sequence DNA encoding:
- the LOC18786865 gene encoding protein TPR2, whose protein sequence is MSSLSRELVFLILQFLDEEKFKETVHKLEQESGFFFNMKHFEDQVQAGEWDEVERYLCGFTKVEDNRYSMKIFFEIRKQKYLEALDRQDRAKAVEILVKDLKVFASFNEELFKEITQLLTLDNFRQNEQLSKYGDTKSARNIMLIELKKLIEANPLFRDKLAFPAFKSSRLRTLINQSLNWQHQLCKNPRPNPDIKTLFMDHSCTPTANGSRPPPTNSPLVGPIPKAGAFPPIGAHGPFQPVVSPSPGWMSSTNPSLPHPAVAAAPPGLVQPSSAAAFLKHPRTPTGVTGMDYQSADSEHLMKRIRTGQADEVSFSGVMHNSNVYSQDDLPKAVVRTLSQGSNVMSMDFHPQQQTILLVGTNVGDISLWEVGSRERLVHKPFKVWDMQTASTPLQTALVNDAAISVNRCVWGPDGLMLGVAFSKHIVQIYTYNPTGELRQHFEIDAHVGGVNDIAFAHPNKQLCIVTCGDDKVIKVWDAAGGRRQYTFEGHEAPVYSVCPHYKENIQFIFSTAIDGKIKAWLYDCLGSRVDYDAPGLWCTMMSYSADGTRLFSCGTSKEGESHLVEWNESEGAIKRTYSGFRKRSLDVVQFDTTRNRFLAAGDEFQIKFWDMDNTNVLTAVDADGGLPASPRLRFNKEGSLLAVTTNDSGIKILANNDGLRLIRMLEGRAMEKNRGTSEPINSKPLIVNALGPIVNVPNAVPPALERPDRIQPAVSISNLGTMENSRLVDVKPRISEDIDKIKSWKISDIADPSQMKALRLPDSTTAGKIVRLMYTNNGLALLALTSNAVHKLWKWQRNERNPSGKATAYVTPQLWQPPNGTLMTNDVNDNKPAEESTACIALSKNDSYVMSASGGKVSLFNMMTFKVMTTFVSPPPAATFLAFHPQDNNIIAIGMEDSTILIYNVRVDEVKTKLKGHQNRITGLAFSQSLNVLVSSGADTQLCVWSIDGWEKKKTRFIQAPAGRQSPLVGETKVQFHNDHTHLLVAHESQLAVYDCKLDCLRSWSPKDALAAPISSAIYSCDGLLVYATFCDGAVGVFDADTLRLRCRVAPTAYIPSFSLSGNPTYPLVIAAHPSEPNQIAVGMTDGSVHVVEPSDVELKWGGAPSQDNGPSNSSNPSPSGQASELPSR